In Nodosilinea sp. FACHB-141, a single window of DNA contains:
- a CDS encoding DUF3082 domain-containing protein: MADDPTSSPLAPPATGKILQCFSGSFVAGTIAMLAYRMMLSIAANFAARPVLTDNPAVANISSAVRTLVVGMAALGAGIFGLAALGIFLLGIQLLFQRLTGRPSTLQD; this comes from the coding sequence ATGGCTGACGACCCTACTTCTAGCCCCCTGGCTCCTCCGGCCACCGGCAAAATTTTGCAGTGCTTTAGCGGTTCTTTTGTAGCAGGCACCATCGCTATGCTGGCCTACCGCATGATGCTCTCGATCGCCGCTAACTTTGCCGCCCGCCCCGTGCTGACCGACAACCCAGCCGTGGCGAATATTTCATCCGCCGTGCGCACCCTAGTCGTCGGCATGGCCGCCCTAGGGGCCGGAATTTTTGGCCTAGCGGCCCTGGGGATATTCTTGCTGGGTATTCAGCTGCTGTTTCAGCGCCTGACCGGACGCCCCTCCACCCTGCAGGACTAG
- a CDS encoding cryptochrome/photolyase family protein — MTIGVWVLGNQLWHNQAALASCEGRDASVLFIEAQTFAEARPYHKQKLVLVWSAMRHFADELKDAGWAVTYAIANDTETTLHNWLKVEGITELRLMDATDHPFTAWLQELNLPCKLVILDNNLFLWPAEDFNAWADKRKGLLMESFYREGRQRFDLLMTGDQPMGGQWNFDKDNRKPPKGKLNTPDPHWFEPDVTTQAVIDRVEKLEISTFGEATPFRWAVTREQALQVLDGFIAERLQTFGPYQDAMVTGEDTMWHALLSPYLNLGLLHPLEVVERAEAALAEHDLPLNSVEGFIRQVMGWREYMRGLYLHFDADYGDRNWFDHRQPLPEFFWTGKVEMNCLHQVIAQISRMGYAHHIQRLMILSNFSLIAGFTPQEVKDWFHAVFIDAYDWVMQTNVIGMGLFADGGLLASKPYASSANYVNKMSDYCKGCRYNPKQRTGEDACPFNFFYWDFLHRHRDKLRAQGRMSFILKNLDRMDSEELEVIHQQAQDWHKAHP, encoded by the coding sequence ATGACCATCGGGGTTTGGGTACTGGGCAATCAGCTCTGGCACAATCAGGCTGCACTAGCTAGCTGCGAGGGCAGAGACGCTTCGGTTCTATTCATAGAAGCTCAAACCTTTGCTGAGGCACGCCCCTACCACAAGCAAAAGTTGGTGCTGGTGTGGTCTGCCATGCGCCACTTTGCTGACGAGCTCAAGGATGCTGGGTGGGCGGTTACTTATGCGATCGCCAACGACACCGAAACTACCCTACATAACTGGCTTAAAGTCGAGGGCATTACCGAATTGCGGTTGATGGACGCTACAGACCATCCGTTCACTGCCTGGTTGCAGGAGCTAAATCTGCCCTGTAAGCTAGTGATTCTCGACAACAATCTCTTTCTCTGGCCGGCTGAGGACTTCAACGCCTGGGCCGACAAGCGCAAGGGCCTGCTGATGGAGAGCTTTTACCGCGAAGGCCGCCAGCGCTTTGACCTGCTGATGACAGGCGACCAGCCGATGGGCGGTCAGTGGAACTTTGACAAAGACAACCGCAAGCCTCCTAAAGGAAAGCTCAACACCCCAGATCCCCACTGGTTTGAGCCTGACGTCACCACCCAGGCTGTGATCGACAGGGTGGAAAAGCTAGAGATTTCGACCTTTGGCGAAGCTACTCCCTTTCGCTGGGCCGTCACCCGCGAGCAGGCTTTGCAAGTGCTGGATGGGTTCATTGCAGAGCGGCTTCAGACCTTTGGCCCTTACCAAGATGCGATGGTGACCGGCGAAGACACCATGTGGCACGCCCTGCTCTCGCCCTACCTGAACCTGGGCTTGCTGCATCCCTTAGAAGTGGTAGAGCGGGCCGAGGCGGCGCTGGCTGAGCATGACCTGCCGCTCAACAGTGTGGAGGGCTTTATTCGTCAGGTGATGGGCTGGCGAGAGTACATGCGCGGTCTGTACCTTCACTTTGATGCCGACTACGGCGATCGCAACTGGTTTGACCATCGCCAGCCGCTGCCCGAGTTTTTCTGGACTGGCAAGGTAGAGATGAACTGCTTACACCAGGTAATTGCTCAGATTAGCCGCATGGGCTATGCCCACCACATTCAGCGGCTGATGATTCTCAGCAACTTTTCGCTAATTGCTGGGTTTACGCCCCAGGAGGTCAAAGACTGGTTTCACGCGGTGTTTATCGACGCCTACGACTGGGTGATGCAGACCAATGTAATTGGTATGGGTCTGTTTGCCGACGGGGGGCTGCTGGCTTCTAAGCCCTATGCCTCGTCGGCCAACTATGTGAACAAAATGAGCGACTACTGCAAAGGCTGCCGCTACAACCCCAAACAGCGCACTGGGGAAGACGCTTGCCCGTTTAACTTCTTTTACTGGGATTTTCTCCATCGCCACCGCGACAAGCTGCGAGCCCAGGGCCGCATGAGCTTCATTCTCAAAAACCTGGACCGGATGGATAGTGAGGAGCTAGAGGTAATCCATCAGCAGGCCCAGGATTGGCATAAGGCCCACCCGTAA
- a CDS encoding 2,3-bisphosphoglycerate-dependent phosphoglycerate mutase — MAKLILIRHGQSLWNAVNKFTGWVDIPMSERGRAEATIASCKLRDAGYTVDICFTSMLIRAIETAIVCLTECGEVCGGRLPYIWHDPAEPDWHGWDRHFGEPDKELKIIRSPALDERYYGDLQGLNKAEMSLKFGSQQVHLWRRSFNVRPPGGESLEDTVKRTVPFFEAAILPELKAGKNVMVAAHGNSLRSILMVLDRLSEEAVASLELATGVPIIYDVDAEGTFTNKAVLI, encoded by the coding sequence ATGGCTAAACTCATTTTGATCCGCCACGGGCAAAGCCTGTGGAATGCGGTCAACAAATTCACCGGCTGGGTCGATATCCCCATGAGTGAGCGGGGGCGGGCGGAGGCGACGATCGCATCGTGCAAACTACGCGATGCTGGATACACCGTCGATATCTGCTTCACTAGCATGCTGATTCGGGCGATCGAAACGGCGATCGTCTGTCTGACCGAGTGCGGTGAGGTGTGCGGTGGCCGCCTACCCTACATCTGGCACGACCCGGCAGAACCCGACTGGCACGGCTGGGATCGCCACTTTGGCGAACCCGACAAAGAACTCAAAATCATTCGCTCCCCCGCTCTAGACGAGCGCTACTACGGCGATCTTCAAGGGTTGAATAAAGCCGAAATGTCGCTAAAATTTGGGTCGCAACAGGTTCACCTCTGGCGGCGATCCTTCAATGTGCGACCGCCGGGGGGCGAAAGCCTGGAGGATACGGTAAAGCGCACGGTGCCGTTTTTTGAAGCAGCTATTTTGCCAGAGCTAAAGGCCGGAAAAAATGTGATGGTGGCCGCCCACGGCAACTCGCTGCGATCGATTTTGATGGTGCTCGATCGCCTCAGCGAAGAGGCCGTAGCCAGCCTAGAACTGGCCACGGGCGTACCGATTATTTATGACGTAGATGCCGAGGGCACGTTTACTAATAAAGCCGTGCTGATATAG
- a CDS encoding 16S rRNA (uracil(1498)-N(3))-methyltransferase, with protein sequence MQRLMVEPDQVVADQLCLSSSQQHYLYRVLRLGAGQQFVALDGQGQQWIATLTTKPDVAAIAPLSRPSSATQAPVTLVIALPKGSGFDDVVRQTTELGVSTLQPVISDRTLHQPNPKKLERWQRIAAEATEQSERLLLPQILPPMPWRDYLKQVSEGSRWICVARGDAPHLLTVAQASDLTRPAVIATGPEGGWTEAEVEGAIATGFQPVSLGPHILRAVTAPLAALTLVMAVHAQRKFEDI encoded by the coding sequence GTGCAGCGATTAATGGTTGAGCCTGATCAGGTGGTGGCTGACCAGCTTTGTTTGAGCAGCAGCCAGCAGCACTATCTGTATCGAGTGCTACGACTGGGGGCTGGGCAGCAGTTTGTGGCCCTCGACGGCCAGGGGCAGCAGTGGATTGCTACTTTGACTACGAAGCCAGATGTGGCGGCGATCGCGCCCCTCTCCCGGCCATCCTCAGCTACCCAAGCTCCGGTTACCCTGGTGATCGCCCTACCCAAGGGCAGCGGCTTCGACGATGTCGTGCGCCAAACCACTGAGCTGGGGGTGAGCACATTACAGCCGGTGATTAGCGATCGCACCCTGCACCAGCCCAACCCAAAAAAGCTAGAGCGCTGGCAGCGCATCGCCGCCGAAGCTACTGAACAGTCGGAACGGCTGCTGCTGCCCCAAATTTTGCCCCCTATGCCTTGGCGGGATTATCTCAAGCAGGTGAGCGAGGGCAGCCGCTGGATTTGCGTGGCGCGGGGAGATGCCCCCCACTTGCTGACGGTGGCTCAGGCTAGCGATCTCACTCGCCCCGCCGTGATTGCCACCGGGCCAGAGGGGGGGTGGACTGAGGCTGAGGTAGAGGGAGCGATCGCCACCGGTTTTCAGCCAGTTTCACTAGGGCCTCACATTCTACGGGCCGTCACAGCTCCACTGGCTGCCCTCACCCTGGTCATGGCGGTCCATGCCCAACGCAAATTTGAAGACATCTAA
- a CDS encoding Fur family transcriptional regulator gives MAAYTPSALKAELNERGWRMTPQRETMLKTFQNLPESTHLSAEDLCDLLEKEGEPISLSTIYRNLKLMARMGILRELELAEGQKRYEINQPAPHHHHHLICVRCNKTIEFKNDSVLKVGSKTADRSGYHILDCQLLIHGICPSCQRSIVPI, from the coding sequence ATGGCTGCTTACACTCCATCAGCCCTTAAAGCCGAACTCAACGAGCGCGGCTGGCGCATGACTCCCCAGCGAGAGACCATGCTCAAAACTTTTCAAAATTTGCCTGAGAGCACTCACCTCAGTGCCGAAGATCTGTGTGACCTGCTGGAGAAAGAAGGCGAACCTATCAGCCTCTCCACTATTTACCGCAACCTCAAGCTGATGGCGCGCATGGGCATTTTGCGCGAGCTAGAGCTGGCCGAGGGCCAAAAACGCTACGAGATCAACCAGCCTGCCCCCCACCACCACCACCACCTGATCTGCGTGCGGTGCAACAAAACCATCGAGTTCAAAAATGACTCGGTGCTTAAGGTAGGGTCTAAAACCGCCGATCGCTCTGGCTACCACATTTTGGATTGTCAGCTGCTGATTCACGGCATTTGCCCCAGCTGCCAGCGATCGATTGTGCCAATTTAA
- a CDS encoding YdiU family protein, protein MTAANPLLALDYLPALESLGDDYYDIVAAAEFPKHILRFRNDDVVRQLGLDPASVSDDDFIKAFGKFQGREPFLALRYHGYQFGEYNPFLGDGRGFLYGQVRGTDGNLYDFGTKGSGTTPYSRGGDGMLTLKGGVREVLAAEALHALGVNTSRAFSLVETGQALWRGDEPSPTRSSVLVRFSQSHIRFGTFERLEYHNRPDLIAKLLEHVIDIYYPEARLFTDTQERYRHFYGELCDRVARLAAQWMSVGFCHAVLNTDNMSITGESFDYGPFAFMDGYDPRFTAAYFDYAGRYSYGNQPIICQMNLKALQKPLKLVMPEADLEAALEPFKDRYAAYYQQRMLYKLGFEALTDDLASTLVNQTIELLSAVEVGYHDFFLGLTQQFSADWRDDASQIFSATLQASDSAAATPLEAWSQAYHRCLQSLAPEAMEGVASLLQHTNPSTVLLRPEIEAIWEPITTDDNWQPFYDLLNKIQHPFVQG, encoded by the coding sequence ATGACTGCTGCCAACCCCCTGCTTGCTCTCGACTATCTGCCTGCCCTAGAGTCTCTGGGGGATGACTATTACGACATCGTAGCCGCCGCCGAATTTCCCAAGCACATCCTGCGGTTTCGCAACGACGATGTGGTGCGGCAGCTCGGCCTCGACCCGGCCAGCGTCAGCGATGATGACTTTATCAAAGCGTTTGGCAAATTCCAGGGGCGCGAACCCTTTTTGGCCCTGCGCTACCACGGCTATCAGTTTGGCGAGTACAACCCCTTTTTGGGTGATGGGCGGGGCTTTCTCTACGGCCAGGTGCGCGGCACTGACGGCAACCTCTACGACTTTGGCACCAAGGGCTCTGGCACCACCCCCTACTCGCGCGGCGGTGACGGCATGCTCACCCTCAAGGGCGGCGTGCGCGAGGTGCTAGCGGCAGAAGCGCTCCACGCGCTGGGTGTGAATACGTCTCGGGCCTTTAGCCTAGTCGAAACGGGGCAAGCTCTCTGGCGCGGCGATGAGCCTTCCCCTACGCGATCATCGGTGCTGGTGCGCTTTAGCCAGTCGCACATTCGCTTTGGCACTTTTGAGCGACTGGAGTACCACAACCGCCCCGATCTGATTGCCAAGCTGCTGGAGCATGTGATCGATATTTATTACCCCGAGGCGCGGCTGTTTACCGATACCCAAGAGCGGTATCGGCATTTTTATGGGGAACTGTGCGATCGCGTCGCCCGCCTCGCCGCCCAGTGGATGTCGGTAGGCTTTTGCCACGCCGTGCTCAACACCGACAACATGTCGATCACGGGCGAAAGCTTCGACTACGGCCCCTTCGCCTTTATGGATGGCTACGACCCGCGCTTTACCGCCGCCTACTTTGACTATGCTGGGCGCTACAGCTACGGCAACCAGCCCATCATCTGCCAGATGAACCTCAAGGCGCTGCAAAAGCCCCTCAAGCTGGTCATGCCCGAGGCGGATCTGGAAGCGGCTTTAGAACCCTTCAAAGATCGGTACGCAGCCTATTACCAGCAGCGCATGCTCTACAAACTGGGCTTTGAAGCCCTCACGGACGATCTGGCCAGCACCTTAGTCAACCAAACCATTGAATTGCTAAGCGCCGTGGAGGTTGGCTATCACGATTTCTTCCTGGGTCTGACCCAACAGTTTTCGGCTGACTGGCGCGACGATGCCAGCCAAATTTTCAGTGCTACGCTGCAAGCCTCTGACTCGGCAGCGGCGACTCCGCTCGAAGCCTGGAGCCAGGCTTATCACCGTTGTTTGCAAAGCCTGGCTCCAGAAGCTATGGAAGGTGTTGCCTCGCTACTGCAACATACCAACCCCTCCACCGTGCTCCTGCGCCCCGAAATTGAGGCGATTTGGGAACCCATCACCACTGACGACAACTGGCAACCCTTCTACGACCTGCTAAATAAAATTCAGCATCCGTTTGTTCAGGGCTAG